In Oncorhynchus keta strain PuntledgeMale-10-30-2019 chromosome 19, Oket_V2, whole genome shotgun sequence, a single genomic region encodes these proteins:
- the LOC118371750 gene encoding RNA polymerase II subunit A C-terminal domain phosphatase-like isoform X2, whose product MEEPADSVRGGAAQGPTAQVAEIRCPMAARPMRLLEWKVKPGSLVNVDSVLGLCVPIPLEKEAGSQPPEQPKRLQEKKLKSDRAGVVKDLCCLLGQVISPGAVIVRVEECSHPVVMKGLCAECGQDLTQMQSNNGRQQAHISTANVSMVHSVPELMVSSEQAEQLGREDQQRLHRNKKLVLMVDLDQTLIHTTEHHCQRMSNKGIFHFQLGRGEPMLHTRLRPNCKDFLEKIAQLYELHVFTFGSRLYAHTIAGFLDPEMKLFSHRILSRDECIDPFSKTGNLRNLFPCGDSMVCIIDDREDVWKFAPNLITVKKYVYFQGTGDINAPPGSKESQQARKAGSQASRPAEASEAAVTPGPTAGSSASEERSNGRKKQRSKDHNNGGRVASTAPSATQEAAANERTQPGEAVEEGRGGGADASTAAQVSDRTNVKEDVQGEEDGSRTVGSEEEAPPTSSTPPDLHEPNSNLDFDLSSDSDSVTCNPPSSDSEGEYSQTRKSKQEGVEQAAVEEPSGGAGGKEEGGIKQKRTGENSSEVGGETSVLVLPPEQENGRSERREAETKSQNSEQSGVTMEEEEEVDQDNHLIYLQEVLERIHGEYYARYSAFLRKERPETPDIRKERPETPDIRKERPETPDIRKERPETPDIRKERPETPDIRKERPETPDIRKERPETPDIRKERPETPDIRKERPETPDIRKIVPELKARSLEGTTIVFSGLYPTNYPMERTRENYHAKALGAKIGKSLLLSSKDPGRTTHLIAARAGTEKVRQAQGCKRLHVVNPDWLWGCLERWERVDESLYPLKEDYTKTQRSNSPATFPDHQGSFQNPPAPLHLPPPAAPEVRTYDPVTGKLIRRGLQASRPPSYLQASMSAAHGDQTSLRGGQKDQQGETAGPSSRDEEQPGPSFRRRERQPSMSETNPLYTFCKEDLDSMDKEGTEAQAC is encoded by the exons ATGGAGGAGCCCGCTGACTCCGTCCGTGGCGGGGCAGCACAGGGCCCCACCGCGCAAGTGGCAGAGATCCGCTGCCCAATGGCAGCGCGCCCTATGCGGCTGCTGGAATGGAAAGTCAAACCAGGGTCCCTCGTCAATGTGGACTCGGTGTTGGGGTTATGTGTTCCCATCCCGCTGGAGAAAGAGGCCGGGTCTCAGCCGCCAGAACAACCCAAAAGGCTGCAAGAGAAGAAACTGAAATCGGATCGAGCTGGAGTGGTGAAGGACCTATGTTGTCTACTTGGACAAGTCATATCGCCTGG TGCTGTGATTGTCAGAGTAGAAGAATGCAGTCATCCAGTCGTGATGAAGGGGCTGTGTGCTGAATGTGGTCAGGACCTCACACA gaTGCAGAGTAATAATGGGAGGCAGCAGGCTCACATCTCCACGGCAAACGTTTCCATGGTGCACAGTGTCCCCGAGTTGATGGTCAGCTCTGAG CAAGCGGAGCAGTTGGGCAGAGAGGACCAGCAGAGACTCCACAGGAACAAGAAGCTGGTTCTTATGGTTGATCTGGACCAAACCCTGATCCACACCACCGAGCATCACTGTCAGCGCATGTCCAATAAG GGAATCTTCCACTTCCAGCTGGGGCGGGGGGAGCCCATGTTACACACACGACTGCGTCCGAACTGCAAAGACTTCCTGGAGAAGATCGCCCAGCTCTATGAGCTGCATGTCTTCACTTTCGGAAGCCGCCTCTATGCGCACACCATCGCAG GCTTCCTGGACCCTGAGATGAAGCTGTTCTCCCACAGGATCCTGTCCAGAGACGAATGCATCGACCCCTTCTCCAAGACGGGGAACCTGAG GAATCTGTTCCCGTGTGGTGACTCGATGGTATGTATTATAGATGATCGGGAGGACGTGTGGAAGTTTGCTCCCAACCTGATCACTGTGAAGAAGTACGTCTACTTCCAGGGCACAGGAGACATCAACGCTCCGCCCGGGTCTAAAGAGTCCCAGCAGGCAAGGAAAG CCGGCAGCCAGGCCAGCCGACCGGCAGAGGCCTCGGAAGCAGCAGTAACGCCCGGGCCTACAGCGGGGTCGTCTGCGTCAGAGGAGCGGAGTAACGGCCGTAAGAAACAGCGGTCTAAAGACCACAACAACGGCGGGAGGGTGGCGTCAACAGCcccctcagccactcaggaagCAGCAGCCAATGAACGGACTCAACCGGGCGAGGCTGTGGAGGAGGGGCGGGGCGGGGGGGCCGATGCCAGCACGGCAGCACAGGTGAGCGACAGGACAAATGTGAAAGAGGATGTGCAAGGAGAAGAGGATGGCAGCAGGACAGTGGGCTCAGAGGAGGAAGCTCCTCCTAcatcctccactcctccagaCCTCCATGAGCCCAACAGCAACCTGGACTTTGACCTGTCCAGCGACTCTGACTCTGTAACGTGTAATCCACCCTCATCAGACAGTGAGGGGGAGTACAGCCAGACCAGGAAGTCCAAACAGGAAGGGGTGGAGCAGGCGGCAGTAGAGGAGCCATCAGGCGGggctggaggaaaggaagagggggGTATTAAGCAGAAGCGCACCGGGGAGAACAGCTCTGAGGTAGGAGGGGAGACGTCTGTGCTTGTCCTCCCTCCTGAGCAGGAGAACGGGCGCTCAGAACGGAGGGAGGCTGAGACAAAGTCCCAGAACAGTGAACAGTCAGGAGTcaccatggaggaggaggaggaggtggaccaGGATAACCACCTCATCTATCTACAAGAAGTGCTGGAGCGTATCCATGGAGAATACTACGCCCGCTACAGCGCCTTCCTCAGGAAGGAACGCCCAGAGACGCCTGATATCAGGAAGGAACGCCCAGAGACGCCTGATATCAGGAAGGAACGCCCAGAGACGCCTGATATCAGGAAGGAACGCCCAGAGACGCCTGATATCAGGAAGGAACGCCCAGAGACGCCTGATATCAGGAAGGAACGCCCAGAGACGCCTGATATCAGGAAGGAACGCCCAGAGACGCCTGATATCAGGAAGGAACGCCCAGAGACGCCTGATATCAGGAAGGAACGCCCAGAGACGCCTGATATCAGGAAGATCGTCCCGGAGCTGAAGGCCCGGAGCCTGGAGGGCACCACCATTGTGTTCTCTGGGCTGTACCCCACCAACTACCCAATGGAGAGAACCAGGGAGAACTACCACGCCAAGGCCCTGGGTGCAAAGATAGGCAAGAGCCTCCTGCTCAGCTCTAAAGACCCTGGCAGAACCACGCACCTCATTGCTGCTAGAGCAG gtACAGAGAAGGTGCGTCAGGCCCAAGGCTGTAAACGCCTCCATGTGGTGAATCCTGACTGGCTGTGGGGATGTCTGGAGCGCTGGGAAAGGGTGGATGAATCACTGTATCCACTGAAGGAGGACTACACCAAGACCCAAcg gaGCAACAGCCCAGCCACGTTCCCTGACCACCAAGGGTCCTTCCAGAACCCCCCggcccccctccacctcccccctcCAGCTGCCCCTGAGGTGCGGACGTACGACCCGGTCACGGGGAAGCTGATTCGCCGCGGGCTTCAGGCCTCCAGACCACCATCTTACCTCCAGGCCTCCATGTCTGCTGCCCACGGTGACCAGACATCCCTGAG GGGGGGTCAGAAGGACCAGCAGGGGGAGACGGCGGGTCCCTCCAGTCGAGACGAGGAGCAGCCTGGACCCTCCTTCCGCCGGAGGGAACGCCAGCCCAGCATGTCAGAGACCAACCCTCTCTACACATTCTGTAAAGAAGACCTGGACAGCATGGACAAGGAG
- the LOC118371750 gene encoding RNA polymerase II subunit A C-terminal domain phosphatase-like isoform X3: MEEPADSVRGGAAQGPTAQVAEIRCPMAARPMRLLEWKVKPGSLVNVDSVLGLCVPIPLEKEAGSQPPEQPKRLQEKKLKSDRAGVVKDLCCLLGQVISPGAVIVRVEECSHPVVMKGLCAECGQDLTQMQSNNGRQQAHISTANVSMVHSVPELMVSSEQAEQLGREDQQRLHRNKKLVLMVDLDQTLIHTTEHHCQRMSNKGIFHFQLGRGEPMLHTRLRPNCKDFLEKIAQLYELHVFTFGSRLYAHTIAGFLDPEMKLFSHRILSRDECIDPFSKTGNLRNLFPCGDSMVCIIDDREDVWKFAPNLITVKKYVYFQGTGDINAPPGSKESQQARKAGSQASRPAEASEAAVTPGPTAGSSASEERSNGRKKQRSKDHNNGGRVASTAPSATQEAAANERTQPGEAVEEGRGGGADASTAAQVSDRTNVKEDVQGEEDGSRTVGSEEEAPPTSSTPPDLHEPNSNLDFDLSSDSDSVTCNPPSSDSEGEYSQTRKSKQEGVEQAAVEEPSGGAGGKEEGGIKQKRTGENSSEVGGETSVLVLPPEQENGRSERREAETKSQNSEQSGVTMEEEEEVDQDNHLIYLQEVLERIHGEYYARYSAFLRKERPETPDIRKERPETPDIRKERPETPDIRKERPETPDIRKERPETPDIRKERPETPDIRKERPETPDIRKERPETPDIRKERPETPDIRKIVPELKARSLEGTTIVFSGLYPTNYPMERTRENYHAKALGAKIGKSLLLSSKDPGRTTHLIAARAGTEKVRQAQGCKRLHVVNPDWLWGCLERWERVDESLYPLKEDYTKTQRSNSPATFPDHQGSFQNPPAPLHLPPPAAPEVRTYDPVTGKLIRRGLQASRPPSYLQASMSAAHGDQTSLRGGQKDQQGETAGPSSRDEEQPGPSFRRRERQPSMSETNPLYTFCKEDLDSMDKEDRDR, translated from the exons ATGGAGGAGCCCGCTGACTCCGTCCGTGGCGGGGCAGCACAGGGCCCCACCGCGCAAGTGGCAGAGATCCGCTGCCCAATGGCAGCGCGCCCTATGCGGCTGCTGGAATGGAAAGTCAAACCAGGGTCCCTCGTCAATGTGGACTCGGTGTTGGGGTTATGTGTTCCCATCCCGCTGGAGAAAGAGGCCGGGTCTCAGCCGCCAGAACAACCCAAAAGGCTGCAAGAGAAGAAACTGAAATCGGATCGAGCTGGAGTGGTGAAGGACCTATGTTGTCTACTTGGACAAGTCATATCGCCTGG TGCTGTGATTGTCAGAGTAGAAGAATGCAGTCATCCAGTCGTGATGAAGGGGCTGTGTGCTGAATGTGGTCAGGACCTCACACA gaTGCAGAGTAATAATGGGAGGCAGCAGGCTCACATCTCCACGGCAAACGTTTCCATGGTGCACAGTGTCCCCGAGTTGATGGTCAGCTCTGAG CAAGCGGAGCAGTTGGGCAGAGAGGACCAGCAGAGACTCCACAGGAACAAGAAGCTGGTTCTTATGGTTGATCTGGACCAAACCCTGATCCACACCACCGAGCATCACTGTCAGCGCATGTCCAATAAG GGAATCTTCCACTTCCAGCTGGGGCGGGGGGAGCCCATGTTACACACACGACTGCGTCCGAACTGCAAAGACTTCCTGGAGAAGATCGCCCAGCTCTATGAGCTGCATGTCTTCACTTTCGGAAGCCGCCTCTATGCGCACACCATCGCAG GCTTCCTGGACCCTGAGATGAAGCTGTTCTCCCACAGGATCCTGTCCAGAGACGAATGCATCGACCCCTTCTCCAAGACGGGGAACCTGAG GAATCTGTTCCCGTGTGGTGACTCGATGGTATGTATTATAGATGATCGGGAGGACGTGTGGAAGTTTGCTCCCAACCTGATCACTGTGAAGAAGTACGTCTACTTCCAGGGCACAGGAGACATCAACGCTCCGCCCGGGTCTAAAGAGTCCCAGCAGGCAAGGAAAG CCGGCAGCCAGGCCAGCCGACCGGCAGAGGCCTCGGAAGCAGCAGTAACGCCCGGGCCTACAGCGGGGTCGTCTGCGTCAGAGGAGCGGAGTAACGGCCGTAAGAAACAGCGGTCTAAAGACCACAACAACGGCGGGAGGGTGGCGTCAACAGCcccctcagccactcaggaagCAGCAGCCAATGAACGGACTCAACCGGGCGAGGCTGTGGAGGAGGGGCGGGGCGGGGGGGCCGATGCCAGCACGGCAGCACAGGTGAGCGACAGGACAAATGTGAAAGAGGATGTGCAAGGAGAAGAGGATGGCAGCAGGACAGTGGGCTCAGAGGAGGAAGCTCCTCCTAcatcctccactcctccagaCCTCCATGAGCCCAACAGCAACCTGGACTTTGACCTGTCCAGCGACTCTGACTCTGTAACGTGTAATCCACCCTCATCAGACAGTGAGGGGGAGTACAGCCAGACCAGGAAGTCCAAACAGGAAGGGGTGGAGCAGGCGGCAGTAGAGGAGCCATCAGGCGGggctggaggaaaggaagagggggGTATTAAGCAGAAGCGCACCGGGGAGAACAGCTCTGAGGTAGGAGGGGAGACGTCTGTGCTTGTCCTCCCTCCTGAGCAGGAGAACGGGCGCTCAGAACGGAGGGAGGCTGAGACAAAGTCCCAGAACAGTGAACAGTCAGGAGTcaccatggaggaggaggaggaggtggaccaGGATAACCACCTCATCTATCTACAAGAAGTGCTGGAGCGTATCCATGGAGAATACTACGCCCGCTACAGCGCCTTCCTCAGGAAGGAACGCCCAGAGACGCCTGATATCAGGAAGGAACGCCCAGAGACGCCTGATATCAGGAAGGAACGCCCAGAGACGCCTGATATCAGGAAGGAACGCCCAGAGACGCCTGATATCAGGAAGGAACGCCCAGAGACGCCTGATATCAGGAAGGAACGCCCAGAGACGCCTGATATCAGGAAGGAACGCCCAGAGACGCCTGATATCAGGAAGGAACGCCCAGAGACGCCTGATATCAGGAAGGAACGCCCAGAGACGCCTGATATCAGGAAGATCGTCCCGGAGCTGAAGGCCCGGAGCCTGGAGGGCACCACCATTGTGTTCTCTGGGCTGTACCCCACCAACTACCCAATGGAGAGAACCAGGGAGAACTACCACGCCAAGGCCCTGGGTGCAAAGATAGGCAAGAGCCTCCTGCTCAGCTCTAAAGACCCTGGCAGAACCACGCACCTCATTGCTGCTAGAGCAG gtACAGAGAAGGTGCGTCAGGCCCAAGGCTGTAAACGCCTCCATGTGGTGAATCCTGACTGGCTGTGGGGATGTCTGGAGCGCTGGGAAAGGGTGGATGAATCACTGTATCCACTGAAGGAGGACTACACCAAGACCCAAcg gaGCAACAGCCCAGCCACGTTCCCTGACCACCAAGGGTCCTTCCAGAACCCCCCggcccccctccacctcccccctcCAGCTGCCCCTGAGGTGCGGACGTACGACCCGGTCACGGGGAAGCTGATTCGCCGCGGGCTTCAGGCCTCCAGACCACCATCTTACCTCCAGGCCTCCATGTCTGCTGCCCACGGTGACCAGACATCCCTGAG GGGGGGTCAGAAGGACCAGCAGGGGGAGACGGCGGGTCCCTCCAGTCGAGACGAGGAGCAGCCTGGACCCTCCTTCCGCCGGAGGGAACGCCAGCCCAGCATGTCAGAGACCAACCCTCTCTACACATTCTGTAAAGAAGACCTGGACAGCATGGACAAGGAG